In Megalobrama amblycephala isolate DHTTF-2021 linkage group LG10, ASM1881202v1, whole genome shotgun sequence, one DNA window encodes the following:
- the LOC125276687 gene encoding cGMP-dependent protein kinase 2, whose protein sequence is MVPSHSLIMGNGSIKAPRLEETCLASSIKESPVWESVEPLKMRIAHLEDELARRDQEFRAQEKRLQSLQRELEAKVSQIDKLQDAIGYNSLGRSPPAPLRHSRRLLSVINQGSTRFHRVAVEVHRRLKAKEGVSAEPTSRHFCHDHRVHHISTERSRIRKDSSIKKLINEAIMNNDFLKKLEPQHTREMVDCMYEKIFAAEQLVIQEGEPGNYLYVLAEGLLEVIQNGKLLGQMHPGTAFGELAILYNCKRTATVKAVTQSHIWALDRQTFQTIMMRSTQARHEEYFSFLRSVSLLKDLPEEKLSKIIDCLEIDYFDKGEYIIREGEEGNTFFIIAKGEVSVTQTTEGFSEPQEIKTLGVGDYFGEKALISEDVRSANIIAKENDTQCLVVDRDNFNQMVGTYEELQAYLREYVEQLSLSDERRNAMPQSPLYERSPEAAELRRLKEKASGLSSNSFLKELQVVATLGMGGFGRVELVKLKDSEDTAFALKCIKKKHIVDTRQQEHIYSEKDILQQTNSNFIVRLFRTFRDDKYVYMLLEVCLGGELWSVLRDMSFFDEHTARFCTGCVLEAFDYLHGRGIVYRDLKPENLLLDGEGYVKMTDFGFAKKIGLGKKTWTFCGTPEYVAPEVIMNKGHDFGADCWSMGILIFELLIGSPPFTGSDPIRIYTMVLHGIEKVDFPKRISKRPEDLIRRLCKLNPAERLGNKKNGIIDIKKHKWFQGFNWEGLRRRKLMSPLRRELKGPLDHSHFDMFPPELEEPPDEFSGWDKDF, encoded by the exons ATGGTTCCTAGTCACTCTCTGATCATGGGGAATGGTTCGATCAAAGCTCCTCGACTAGAGGAGACGTGCCTGGCCTCCAGTATAAAAGAGTCCCCTGTCTGGGAATCTGTGGAGCCCCTGAAGATGAGGATCGCCCATCTGGAGGACGAGTTGGCACGGAGGGACCAGGAGTTCCGAGCACAGGAGAAGCGGTTACAGAGTCTTCAAAGAGAACTAGAGGCAAAAGTGTCCCAGATCGATAAGCTCCAGGATGCAATCGGGTATAACAGCCTTGGTCGCTCACCACCGGCACCACTGAGGCACAGCCGCAGACTTCTGAGTGTGATCAACCAGGGCTCCACGCGCTTTCACAGAGTGGCTGTGGAGGTGCATCGACGCCTTAAAGCTAAGGAGGGCGTATCAGCCGAACCTACATCGAGGCACTTCTGTCATGACCACAGGGTTCATCACATCTCCACAGAGAGATCTCGCATCCGCAAAGACTCCAG CATTAAGAAACTCATCAATGAAGCCATCATGAACAATGATTTTCTGAAGAAGCTGGAACCTCAGCACACTCGAGAGATGGTGGACTGCATGTACGAGAAAATCTTCGCTGCTGAGCAGCTGGTTATTCAGGAGGGAGAGCCGGGGAACTACCTCTATGTGCTTGCTG AGGGTTTATTGGAGGTCATTCAAAATGGAaagctcctgggtcagatgcaTCCTGGGACGGCCTTCGGAGAGTTGGCCATTCTCTATAACTGTAAAAGAACAGCCACAGTCAaag CTGTGACTCAGTCCCACATCTGGGCTCTGGACCGGCAGACGTTCCAGACTATCATGATGAGATCCACTCAAGCCAGACATGAGGAATACTTCAGCTTCCTGCGCAG tGTGTCCTTGTTGAAAGATCTTCCAGAGGAGAAACTTTCCAAAATAATTGACTGTCTTGAAATT GATTATTTTGACAAAGGAGAGTACATTATTCGTGAAGGCGAGGAAGGAAACACTTTCTTTATCATAGCTAAAGGAGAG GTGTCTGTAACACAGACTACAGAGGGCTTTTCTGAACCACAGGAGATTAAGACTCTTGGAGTGGGTGATTACTTTGGGGAAAAGGCTCTCATAAG TGAGGATGTCCGCTCGGCTAATATCATTGCAAAGGAAAATGACACACAGTGTTTGGTGGTGGATAGAGA TAACTTCAATCAGATGGTGGGAACTTACGAGGAGCTGCAAGCCTATCTAAGGGAGTATGTGGAGCAGCTCTCTCTGAGTGATGAGAGGAGGAATGCCAT GCCTCAGTCGCCTCTTTACGAACGCTCTCCTGAAGCAGCAGAGCTCAGGAGGCTGAAGGAGAAGGCATCTGGTTTGTCCAGTAACTCCTTCCTGAAAGAACTTCAAGTAGTGGCCACACTAGGGATGGGAGGCTTTGGACGAGTGGAGCTG GTCAAGCTTAAAGATTCAGAAGATACTGCGTTTGCTTTAAAGTGTATTAAGAAAAAGCACATTGTGGACACCAGGCAGCAGGAGCACATCTATTCAGAAAAGGACATCCTCCAACAGaccaattctaactttattgtCAG GTTGTTCCGGACATTCCGGGATGATAAGTACGTTTATATGCTGCTTGAGGTTTGCTTGGGAGGAGAGCTGTGGAGCGTGCTAAGGGACAT GAGTTTCTTCGATGAGCACACTGCCCGTTTCTGTACTGGATGTGTGCTGGAAGCTTTTGATTACCTGCACGGCAGAGGCATTGTGTACCGAGACCTGAAGCCAGAGAATCTTCTTCTGGATGGGGAAGGCTATGTCAAGATG actGATTTTGGCTTTGCCAAAAAGATTGGACTAGGTAAGAAGACTTGGACGTTCTGTGGCACTCCTGAGTATGTGGCTCCTGAGGTCATCATGAATAAGGGTCATGACTTTGGAGCCGACTGCTGGTCCATGGGCATCCTCATCTTTGAGCTCCTAATTGGCAG TCCTCCATTCACAGGCTCTGATCCAATCAGGATCTACACTATGGTTCTTCATGGGATTGAGAAGGTGGACTTTCCCAAGAGGATCAGCAAGCGTCCAGAGGATCTCATAAGGAGACTTTGCAA ACTCAATCCAGCAGAACGGCTTGGGAATAAAAAGAATGGCATCATTGACATCAAGAAACACAA ATGGTTTCAAGGCTTCAACTGGGAGGGACTCAGACGACGGAAGCTGATGTCTCCTCTGAGGAGGGAG CTGAAAGGGCCTCTGGATCACAGTCATTTCGACATGTTTCCCCCTGAGCTTGAAGAACCTCCGGATGAATTCTCTGGCTGGGATAAAGACTTCTGA